The proteins below are encoded in one region of Scleropages formosus chromosome 19, fSclFor1.1, whole genome shotgun sequence:
- the LOC108939073 gene encoding putative high affinity immunoglobulin gamma Fc receptor IC codes for MFLTETVTLRCDVQGISSHWVYKWYRDGQEIPISGDGDTYTILSAARSHSGQYQCRGELPERAVTSPHSSSLLLTVYETPPKLQISMETHSEDIYTGERLSLTCTVDGDSTGWKYLWYKDTQGAVLSNTDSDRTDGSSYTINSAAPSHSGQYWCRAHRGGFYYNYQKI; via the exons ATGTTCCTCACTGAAACAGTCACTCTGAGGTGTGATGTTCAGGGGATCTCTAGTCACTGGGTGTATAAATGGtacagagatggacaggagaTTCCCATCAGTGGAGATGGAGACACTTACACAATCCTGTCTGCTGCTCGGTCACACTCTGGACAGTATCAGTGTAGAGGAGAACTTCCAGAGAGAGCAGTGACCTCCCCACACAGTAGCTCTCTTCTACTCACTGTATATG AAACTCCCCCAAAGCTTCAAATATCCATGGAGACCCACAGTGAAGACATTTATACAGGAGAGAGACTCTCACTGACCTGTACAGTAGATGGAGATTCAACTGGCTGGAAGTATCTGTggtacaaagacacacagggaGCAGTTCTGTCCAACACTGACAGTGACAGGACTGATGGGTCCAGTTACACCATCAACTCTGCTGCTCCATCCCACAGTGGACAGTACTGGTGTCGAGCTCACAGAGGAGGGTTTTACTACAATTATCAGAAAATCTGA